The following is a genomic window from Thermococcus sp..
ATTTGAGACAGTTCTCACCCCCGTATCCAAACCTGCTCAAGGCCTTTCTGGAGAGCGGGGGAAAGGGCCTAAGAGATTTCCAGAGCTTTGCCGAGAGGACATTGGGGAAGGAAGTCGTGGGTCAGTTCCTGATCTCGCTCTTTCAGTACTTGATAATCCGATACCGGCGCTTCAACGAGTACCAGGTTGTCAAGCCTGCAGTTAAAGTCTTCATAACCCTGAAGGGCTGGCTCAACGAGAACGGCTTTGAAAGGGACTGGGAAAAGTTGCTCTCCTCCTTCATCGGCTACCTCGTGATGATGATGCCCGCCATAGCGGAGAACGAGGCCTGCGAAAGCGCTAACGCCTACCTGACGGTCATAAGAGACCTGGCTGAAGAGGCCTCTAGGCGGTTCGAGTCCGACTACTACGACGAGCTCCTCCAGAAGGCCGAGGAAAACCTTAGGGCCCTAAGGGAAAAGTGCGGCATAAGCAAACCAGAAAGGAAAAAGTGCTAGCGCTCAAGCGTGACCTCCGCATAGCTCCTCGGGTCTTCCCAGATTTTGACCCTTATCTTTCTCACGTTGTTACCGGCTTTCTCTGCTATCCTCTCGGCGAACCACTCGGCTATGTATTCAGCGGTGACGTTTGGTTTGTCGAGGACTACCGCCTCGTTTTCCGGAAGCTCTATCCTCTTCCCGTTCTTCTCAATCACAAGCTTTCCGTCTTTTCTCCCAACGATCCACTCCTCGCTGACGAGAATTCTGTGGTCGAGGAGCTTCACAAGGTTGCTGAGGTGGTTGAAGTCGAATATCATGCCGTTCTCGTTGAGCTCGCCCCATATCT
Proteins encoded in this region:
- a CDS encoding 6-carboxytetrahydropterin synthase, which gives rise to MFKVGERKIGWHKDFDSSHFLALPYESKCLRIHGHTYNVDVEIWGELNENGMIFDFNHLSNLVKLLDHRILVSEEWIVGRKDGKLVIEKNGKRIELPENEAVVLDKPNVTAEYIAEWFAERIAEKAGNNVRKIRVKIWEDPRSYAEVTLER